Proteins co-encoded in one Nicotiana sylvestris chromosome 7, ASM39365v2, whole genome shotgun sequence genomic window:
- the LOC138873931 gene encoding uncharacterized protein, giving the protein MPFGLKNAGATYMRAMTTIFHDIIHRETEVYVDDVIIKSKKQSDHVKDLRKFFQRLRRYNLKLNLAKCAFGVPSGKLLGFVVSRRGIELDPSKIKAIQELPPPKNKTELLKKNVAVKWTDECQEAFDKIKMYLSNSPVLVPPEPGRPLILYLTVLDNSFGLYLSEAYAHGKTGAKWQILLTEFDIIYVTRTAMKAQGLADHLDENPVDNDYEPLKTYFPNEEVMCVDEVDHDEKPGWKLSFDGAANMKGVGIGVVLISETGQHYPVIAQLRFYCTNNMAEHEACILGLRLAIELGVQEILVLEDSDLLTFLRIHNEIADALDTLASMLHHPDKAYVDPVHIQVHDQHAYCNVVEEEIDGEPWFHDIKGIHQVGVISSATPYSLVYGTEAVIPAEVEISSLQIVAEAKIDDDEWVKTWLEQLSLIDEKQMAAVEAKGKFVPNWQGPFIVTRVLPNGSLYLTDIEGKCVDMAINSDAVKRGKKIFKSTGTSHGKAWFREQEILFRILKDESMAHVSSFSVLRTLLDNGI; this is encoded by the exons atgccatttggtttgaagaatgctggggcaacttacatgagggcgatgaccaccatatttcatgacataaTACATAGGGAGAccgaggtttatgtagatgatgtgatcataaagtcaaagaagcagtctgaccatgtcaaggacctgaggaagtttttccaaaggctccgcaggtacaacctcaagctcaatctagcaaaatgtgcatttggtgtcccaTCTGGGAAACTGCTAGGATTCGTGGTCAGTCGACGCggtattgagttagacccgtcgaagatcaaagccattcaagagttaccaccgccaaagaacaaaacagag ctgctgaagaagaatgttgcggtcaagtggactgatgaatgtcaagaagcatttgataagattaagATGTACCTATCGAATTCACCTgtgctggtcccaccagagcctggaagacctttaattctctatttgacagtcttggataattcttttggct tatatctttcagaagcctatgcccatgggAAGACTGgggcaaagtggcagattttacttacagagtttgacatcatctatgtgactcggaccgcgatgaaagcccaaggcTTGGCCGACCACTTGGACGAGAATCCGGTGGATAATGACTATGAGccactgaagacttattttcctaatgaagaggttaTGTGTGTTGACGAGGTTGACCATGatgaaaagccaggttggaaactctcctttgatggagctgctaataTGAAAGGGGTCGGAATAGGGGTTGTACTtatctctgaaacagggcaacactaccctgtaaTAGCCCAGCTtagattttattgcaccaacaacatggctgagcacgaagcatgcattctgggtttgaggttagctatagAACTGGGAGTCCAGGAAATACTTGTTCTGGAAGATTCAGATTTGTTG ACATTTCTTaggattcataatgagattgcTGATGCCTTGgatactctggcgtcaatgttacatcatccggacaaggcttatgtcgaccccgtgcatatccaagttcatgatcaacatgcttactgtaacgtggtggaagaggaaatcgatggcgaaccttggttccacgatatcaaaggAATACATCAGGTCGGGGTTATATCCA gtgcaactccttattcactggtatatggaactgaggcagttatacctgcagaagttgagatttcATCCCTTCAGATCGTCGCGGAAGccaaaattgatgatgatgaatgggtcaaaacctggctcgagcagttgagtttgattgacgagaaacaaatggctgca GTGGAAGCCAAAGGCAAGTTCgtcccaaactggcaggggccattcattgtgacaagagtgttgcccaatggctctttgtatttaacagatatagaaggtaaatgtgtagatatggctatcaattctgatgcagttaagag